The following coding sequences are from one Novosphingobium sp. Gsoil 351 window:
- a CDS encoding cell division protein ZapA translates to MSNVSLEIGGRQYSVASADGEEEHVAMLGRRIDEKLRAMGGAAGQSESRMLLFAALLLADEIHEMTVRGGAPAPPDNGPALARIADGIDAAARRIENLAASLEAAAR, encoded by the coding sequence ATGAGCAACGTCAGCCTGGAAATCGGCGGCCGCCAGTACAGCGTCGCTTCGGCCGATGGCGAGGAAGAGCACGTCGCCATGCTCGGCCGCCGGATCGACGAAAAGCTGCGTGCGATGGGCGGTGCCGCCGGGCAAAGCGAGAGCAGGATGCTGCTGTTCGCGGCGCTGCTTCTGGCCGACGAGATCCACGAGATGACGGTGCGCGGCGGCGCGCCCGCCCCTCCCGACAACGGCCCGGCGCTGGCCAGGATCGCCGACGGGATCGACGCCGCGGCCCGCCGGATCGAAAATCTCGCCGCGTCCCTTGAGGCTGCCGCCCGCTAG
- a CDS encoding 5-formyltetrahydrofolate cyclo-ligase — protein MDDKAALRARLRAARREHVAGLPDAVRGLLFRRPPRPVEALIPSGAVIGVYSETPEEAPASGYARWFFENGHTVALPWFADRASPMAFRGWDNPFLDENLEAGPWRVRQPAAGSPVVPDVVFVPLVGFTGDGARLGMGAGHYDRWLETHPDALAIGLAWDCQEVPALPLEPHDRPLAAIVTPTRLIGPFDRALAA, from the coding sequence ATGGATGACAAAGCGGCCTTGCGCGCCCGGCTGAGGGCGGCGCGGCGCGAGCATGTCGCGGGCCTGCCAGACGCGGTGCGGGGCTTGCTGTTCCGCCGCCCCCCGCGCCCGGTCGAGGCGCTGATCCCTTCCGGCGCGGTCATCGGGGTTTATTCCGAAACGCCCGAGGAAGCCCCGGCAAGCGGTTACGCCCGCTGGTTTTTCGAGAACGGGCACACGGTTGCCCTGCCCTGGTTCGCCGACCGCGCGAGTCCGATGGCGTTTCGCGGCTGGGATAATCCGTTCCTCGACGAAAACCTCGAGGCGGGTCCGTGGCGCGTCCGTCAGCCCGCCGCTGGCTCGCCGGTCGTTCCCGATGTCGTGTTCGTGCCCCTGGTCGGCTTCACCGGCGACGGCGCGCGGCTGGGCATGGGCGCGGGACACTACGATCGCTGGCTCGAGACGCATCCCGACGCGCTGGCGATCGGGCTGGCCTGGGATTGCCAGGAGGTGCCCGCCCTGCCGCTCGAACCGCACGACCGCCCTCTGGCCGCTATCGTCACCCCGACGCGGCTGATCGGTCCGTTCGACCGGGCGCTGGCGGCATGA
- a CDS encoding DUF2842 domain-containing protein, whose protein sequence is MKPSWRKPFGILAMLAALAVYAIVAVTVLAPVGRWPVLAQMVVYLIAGTIWILPLGRFLQWMETGRFR, encoded by the coding sequence ATGAAGCCGAGCTGGCGCAAGCCTTTCGGCATCCTGGCGATGCTGGCCGCGCTGGCCGTCTATGCGATCGTCGCGGTAACCGTGCTCGCGCCGGTCGGCCGGTGGCCGGTCCTGGCCCAGATGGTGGTCTATCTGATCGCCGGAACGATCTGGATCCTGCCCCTGGGGCGCTTCCTGCAGTGGATGGAGACGGGGCGGTTCCGCTAG
- a CDS encoding YdeI family protein: MTTDPRIDAYIAKAAPFAQPILKHLRALVAQALPNAEETIKWSMPHWTSGGKNVVGMAAFKAHCAFVIHGDGRQGDAMGQYGKISTLADLPAEADLIAKLHDARDRLAAGQPKKAKAPPKPEIPMPDDFGRALAGEGAASANFAGFAPSQRRDYLEWITTAKAEATRAKRIAQAVEWIAEGKKRNWKYENC; encoded by the coding sequence ATGACCACCGATCCCCGCATCGACGCCTATATCGCCAAGGCCGCGCCGTTCGCCCAGCCGATCCTGAAGCATCTGCGCGCGCTTGTCGCCCAGGCGCTTCCCAACGCCGAAGAGACCATAAAATGGTCGATGCCGCACTGGACGTCGGGCGGCAAGAACGTGGTCGGAATGGCGGCGTTCAAGGCGCACTGCGCGTTCGTCATCCACGGCGACGGCCGCCAGGGTGACGCGATGGGCCAATACGGCAAGATCTCGACGTTGGCCGATCTGCCCGCCGAAGCGGACCTGATCGCCAAGCTCCACGACGCGCGCGATCGCCTGGCGGCGGGACAGCCCAAGAAGGCCAAGGCGCCGCCCAAGCCGGAGATTCCGATGCCGGACGATTTCGGACGGGCGCTCGCGGGCGAGGGTGCGGCGAGCGCCAACTTCGCAGGCTTCGCGCCGTCGCAGCGCCGCGACTATCTCGAGTGGATCACCACCGCCAAGGCCGAGGCGACGCGCGCCAAGCGGATCGCTCAGGCGGTGGAATGGATCGCCGAAGGCAAGAAGCGCAACTGGAAGTACGAGAATTGCTGA
- a CDS encoding DUF1801 domain-containing protein, producing MSDAEAQLAEVQLDGFIAKFDPANQALIRDVRAALKSRFPTGFELVWDNYNFLVIATCTSERPSDAIVSLAAGANGVGLSFYRGAELDDPAGVLLGEGVQNRFIRLPDASVLARPEVAALIDQAAEKTRIPLPANGTGKLIIRSISAKQRPRRYDQGARR from the coding sequence GTGTCCGATGCCGAGGCCCAGCTCGCCGAAGTCCAACTTGACGGTTTCATCGCCAAGTTCGACCCTGCCAACCAGGCTTTGATCCGCGACGTCCGCGCCGCGCTGAAATCGCGTTTCCCGACGGGCTTCGAGCTTGTCTGGGACAACTACAACTTCCTGGTCATCGCCACTTGCACGAGCGAGCGGCCTTCGGACGCGATCGTTTCGCTGGCGGCGGGCGCAAACGGGGTCGGGCTTTCATTCTATCGCGGTGCCGAGCTCGACGATCCCGCAGGCGTGCTGCTGGGCGAGGGCGTCCAGAACCGCTTCATCCGCCTGCCCGATGCCTCGGTCCTTGCCCGTCCGGAAGTCGCCGCGCTGATCGACCAGGCTGCCGAGAAAACACGCATACCCTTGCCCGCAAACGGGACGGGCAAGCTGATAATCCGCTCTATTTCGGCAAAGCAGCGCCCGCGCCGCTATGATCAGGGAGCACGACGATGA
- a CDS encoding alpha-ketoacid dehydrogenase subunit beta: MLEEAPVSLADAPVRRLNMIEAINDALDIMLSHDPNVVIMGEDVGYFGGVFRATAGLQKKHGRNRVFDTPISECGIIGAAVGMGAYGLRPVPEIQFADYIYPGLDQLISEAARLRYRSAGEFIAPMTVRSPFGGGIFGGQTHSQSPEALFTHVAGLKTVIPSTPHDAKGLLIAAIEDNDPVIFFEPKRIYNGPFNGFYDKPVEPWAKHPDSAVPEGYYSIPLGKARIVRSGEAFTVLAYGTMVHVAEAVCREKGVDAEIIDLRTLVPLDIEAIEASVAKTGRCLIVHEATRTSGFGAELSALVQERCFYHLEAPIERVTGFDTPYPHSLEWAYFPGPVRIGEAIDKLLKA; this comes from the coding sequence ATGCTCGAGGAAGCCCCCGTCAGCCTCGCCGACGCGCCCGTGCGCCGCCTCAACATGATCGAGGCGATCAACGACGCGCTCGACATCATGCTCAGCCACGATCCCAACGTGGTGATCATGGGCGAGGACGTCGGCTATTTCGGCGGGGTGTTCCGCGCGACCGCGGGCCTGCAGAAGAAGCACGGCAGGAACCGCGTGTTCGACACCCCGATCAGCGAATGCGGGATCATCGGCGCCGCGGTCGGCATGGGCGCCTACGGCCTGCGTCCGGTGCCCGAGATCCAGTTCGCCGACTACATCTATCCCGGGCTCGACCAGTTGATCAGCGAGGCGGCGCGGCTGCGCTATCGCTCGGCGGGCGAGTTCATCGCGCCGATGACCGTGCGCAGCCCGTTCGGCGGGGGCATCTTCGGCGGCCAGACGCACAGCCAGAGCCCAGAGGCGCTGTTCACCCACGTTGCGGGCCTGAAGACCGTCATCCCCAGCACGCCGCACGACGCCAAGGGCCTGCTGATCGCGGCGATCGAGGACAACGATCCGGTGATCTTCTTCGAGCCCAAGCGGATCTACAACGGCCCGTTCAACGGCTTTTACGACAAGCCGGTCGAACCGTGGGCGAAGCACCCCGACAGCGCGGTGCCCGAGGGGTATTACTCGATACCCCTGGGCAAGGCCCGGATCGTGCGAAGCGGCGAGGCCTTCACCGTGCTTGCCTATGGGACGATGGTCCACGTCGCCGAGGCGGTGTGCCGCGAGAAGGGCGTCGACGCCGAGATCATCGACTTGCGCACGCTCGTCCCGCTCGACATCGAGGCGATCGAGGCTTCGGTCGCCAAGACCGGGCGCTGCCTGATCGTCCACGAGGCGACGCGCACCAGCGGCTTCGGCGCCGAACTCTCCGCGCTCGTCCAGGAGCGCTGCTTCTATCATCTCGAAGCCCCGATCGAACGCGTCACCGGGTTCGACACGCCCTATCCGCACAGCCTCGAATGGGCCTATTTCCCCGGTCCCGTCCGCATCGGCGAGGCGATCGACAAATTGCTGAAAGCCTGA
- a CDS encoding 3-methyl-2-oxobutanoate dehydrogenase (2-methylpropanoyl-transferring) subunit alpha, whose translation MSGTGRDNLPKLALHVPEPKYRPGDVVDYSDLAISRAGAQPRPDENAAASDTHPLCLDLIRVLGDDHRATGPWDPKLDAQTLRRMLRTMALTRAFDERMYRGQRQGKTSFYMKCTGEEATSVAASMALASDDMVFPSYRQQGILIARGYPLLEMINQIYSNRADKLKGRQLPIMYCSKAHSFFTISGNLATQLPQATGFAMASAIKGDSRIAAAWVGEGSTAEGDYHAALTFAAVYNAPVIFNVVNNQWAISSFSGFAGGERTTFAARAIGYGIAGLRVDGNDALAVYAAEQWAANRARANLGPTLIEHFTYRAEGHSTSDDPGQYRSAQEREEWPLGDPINRLKCHLIELGEWSEEQQEAMDREHIDAVKAATKEAEKNGILGHGLHHPFHTMFEDVFEELPWHLEEQAAQAIRERAIKWPEPSSKGAAV comes from the coding sequence ATGAGTGGCACCGGGCGGGACAACCTGCCGAAGCTCGCGCTCCACGTGCCCGAGCCCAAGTATCGGCCCGGCGATGTGGTCGACTATTCCGATCTCGCGATCAGCCGCGCCGGCGCACAGCCGCGTCCCGACGAGAACGCCGCCGCCAGCGACACCCATCCGCTGTGCCTCGATCTCATCCGCGTGCTCGGCGACGATCATCGCGCGACCGGGCCGTGGGACCCCAAGCTCGACGCGCAGACCTTGCGCCGGATGCTGCGGACGATGGCGCTGACCCGCGCCTTCGACGAGCGGATGTACCGCGGCCAGCGCCAGGGCAAGACCAGCTTCTACATGAAGTGCACCGGCGAGGAGGCGACATCGGTCGCTGCTTCGATGGCGCTGGCGAGCGACGACATGGTCTTCCCCAGCTATCGCCAGCAGGGCATCCTGATCGCGCGGGGCTATCCGTTGCTCGAGATGATCAACCAGATCTATTCGAACCGCGCCGACAAGCTCAAGGGCCGCCAGTTGCCGATCATGTATTGCAGCAAGGCGCACAGCTTTTTCACGATCAGTGGTAACCTCGCCACGCAACTCCCTCAGGCAACTGGCTTTGCTATGGCCAGCGCGATCAAGGGCGACAGCCGGATCGCCGCCGCCTGGGTGGGCGAGGGCAGCACCGCCGAGGGCGATTATCACGCCGCGCTCACCTTCGCCGCGGTCTACAACGCCCCGGTGATCTTCAACGTGGTGAACAACCAGTGGGCGATCAGCAGCTTCTCGGGCTTTGCCGGGGGTGAGCGCACGACCTTCGCCGCGCGCGCGATCGGCTATGGCATCGCCGGCCTCAGGGTCGACGGCAACGACGCGCTGGCCGTCTATGCGGCCGAGCAATGGGCGGCCAACCGCGCCCGCGCCAACCTGGGCCCGACGCTGATCGAGCACTTCACCTATCGCGCCGAGGGCCATTCGACTTCGGACGACCCCGGCCAGTACCGTTCGGCGCAGGAGCGAGAGGAGTGGCCGCTGGGCGACCCGATCAACCGGCTCAAGTGCCATCTGATCGAACTCGGCGAATGGTCCGAGGAGCAGCAGGAGGCGATGGACCGCGAGCATATCGACGCGGTCAAGGCGGCGACCAAGGAGGCCGAGAAGAACGGCATCCTCGGCCACGGCCTCCATCACCCGTTTCATACCATGTTCGAAGACGTGTTCGAGGAGCTGCCCTGGCATCTCGAGGAGCAGGCTGCGCAGGCGATCCGCGAGCGGGCGATCAAGTGGCCGGAGCCCTCGTCTAAAGGGGCGGCCGTATGA
- the thyA gene encoding thymidylate synthase — MATAPAIRVEAASAHPEWQYLELMRRIWEAGDERVDRTGVGTRSVFGATLRFDLADGLVPLLTTKRVYWKTATREFLWFLTGDTNIRSLCTQGVEIWTDWPLDRYRKATGSDISRADFSRRIVEDAAFAAQWGDLGPVYGKQWVDWATYEPVGDGVFRPGPGINQVAQVVESLRTNPGSRRHIVEGWNVAELEAMALPPCHKTYQFHVADGKLNGLLYQRSCDVALGLPFNLWSAALFVRMLAQQCDLEPGELVWMGGDVHLYLNHAALVEEQLSRAPSGEPRLAIVRRPASMFDYRIEDFEVSGYHPAASISAPIAV, encoded by the coding sequence ATGGCCACCGCCCCCGCGATCCGAGTCGAAGCCGCATCCGCGCACCCCGAATGGCAGTACCTCGAGCTTATGCGCCGCATCTGGGAGGCGGGTGACGAGCGTGTCGATCGCACCGGGGTGGGAACGCGATCGGTATTCGGGGCGACGCTGCGGTTCGATCTGGCGGACGGGCTGGTGCCGCTTCTGACCACCAAGCGAGTCTATTGGAAGACCGCGACGCGCGAGTTTCTGTGGTTCCTGACCGGCGATACCAACATCCGGTCGCTATGCACGCAGGGCGTGGAAATCTGGACCGACTGGCCGCTGGATCGCTATCGCAAGGCGACCGGCAGCGACATTTCGCGCGCCGATTTCTCGCGGCGGATCGTCGAGGACGCCGCGTTCGCCGCCCAATGGGGTGATCTCGGGCCGGTCTACGGCAAGCAATGGGTCGATTGGGCGACTTACGAGCCGGTGGGCGACGGCGTGTTTCGTCCGGGGCCGGGGATCAACCAGGTCGCCCAGGTGGTCGAAAGCCTGCGGACCAACCCTGGCAGCCGACGGCACATCGTCGAAGGCTGGAACGTTGCCGAACTCGAGGCGATGGCGCTGCCGCCATGCCACAAGACCTATCAGTTCCATGTCGCGGACGGAAAACTGAATGGCTTGCTCTACCAGCGCAGTTGCGATGTCGCGTTGGGGCTGCCGTTCAACCTGTGGAGTGCGGCGCTGTTCGTGCGGATGCTGGCGCAGCAGTGCGATCTGGAGCCGGGCGAGCTGGTATGGATGGGCGGCGACGTCCACCTCTATCTCAACCACGCCGCGCTGGTGGAGGAGCAGCTTTCACGCGCGCCGTCGGGTGAGCCTCGGCTCGCCATCGTGCGGCGTCCGGCCTCTATGTTCGACTATCGGATCGAGGATTTCGAGGTCTCCGGCTATCATCCCGCCGCGTCCATTTCCGCGCCGATCGCGGTCTAG
- a CDS encoding hemerythrin domain-containing protein — MATEEFTDAIALLKADHRKVEDLFEAFESAGAGKKQAIAEQICTELKIHATIEEEIFYPALQGKIDDDTLDEAYVEHDGAKVLINDIMAGSPDDQYYEAKVKVLSEEIKHHVKEEEMPSEGMFAQAREAGVDLVALRDQLLARKQELTALAKNGGLPPATLTAVRLEPA, encoded by the coding sequence ATGGCCACCGAAGAATTCACCGACGCGATCGCGCTGCTCAAGGCGGACCACCGTAAGGTCGAGGACTTGTTCGAGGCGTTCGAGAGCGCCGGCGCGGGAAAGAAGCAGGCGATCGCCGAGCAAATCTGCACCGAACTGAAAATCCACGCGACGATCGAGGAAGAGATTTTCTACCCCGCGCTGCAAGGCAAGATCGACGACGACACGCTCGACGAGGCGTATGTCGAGCACGACGGCGCGAAAGTGCTGATCAACGACATCATGGCCGGCAGCCCCGACGACCAGTACTACGAGGCCAAGGTCAAGGTGCTGTCCGAAGAGATCAAGCACCACGTCAAGGAAGAAGAGATGCCCAGCGAAGGCATGTTCGCCCAGGCGCGCGAAGCCGGAGTTGATCTGGTGGCGCTGCGCGATCAGTTGCTGGCGCGCAAGCAAGAGCTGACCGCGCTGGCCAAGAACGGCGGCCTGCCGCCCGCGACGCTCACCGCGGTGAGGCTCGAACCCGCCTGA
- a CDS encoding hemerythrin domain-containing protein, translated as MPLFHDDAISKLKDDHDKVEAIFKQLKDATPAQTRKLGVQVANLIKIHMALEEEYLYPALRKVPEGEDDKLTEGLVEHDTGKLLINDVLSPKTDKDSFAAKLQVLGEQMTHHHKEEEERGGVFAQARKSDLDLVAMLKKMAAREKDLKAELKDGDLPISEMNFAEPAKSEA; from the coding sequence ATGCCGCTTTTTCACGACGACGCGATCTCCAAGCTTAAGGACGACCACGACAAGGTCGAGGCGATCTTCAAGCAGCTCAAGGATGCGACCCCCGCCCAAACGCGCAAGCTGGGCGTCCAGGTCGCCAACCTGATCAAGATCCACATGGCGCTGGAGGAAGAGTACCTCTACCCCGCGCTGCGCAAGGTGCCCGAGGGTGAAGACGACAAGCTGACCGAGGGCCTGGTCGAGCACGACACCGGCAAGCTGCTGATCAATGACGTGCTTTCGCCGAAGACCGACAAGGACAGCTTCGCCGCCAAGCTCCAGGTGCTCGGCGAACAGATGACCCACCACCATAAGGAAGAGGAAGAGCGCGGCGGAGTGTTCGCGCAGGCGCGCAAGTCCGACCTCGACCTGGTTGCGATGCTGAAAAAGATGGCCGCCCGCGAGAAGGATCTGAAGGCCGAACTCAAGGATGGCGATCTTCCCATCTCGGAGATGAATTTCGCCGAGCCCGCCAAGAGCGAGGCTTAG
- the recG gene encoding ATP-dependent DNA helicase RecG, which yields MRPDLLNPLFAEVAGLKGVGPQLAKPLEKLALTRVKDLAYHLPDRFVQRRAVAVLDDADVGEQIVIPLTAREYRAPAGRGPFRVMAEDAAGDYVALTWFGRNAGWAKKSLPLGEKRWIAGRLDQFGQTRQIVHPDHISDEGAGSLTALVEPVYPLSEGLTQSRVQGLAQQALGVVPELPEWADPALLAQMGWPAWREALALAHRGHHPEARDRLAYDELFANQLALMLVRRANRARVGQPLSGDGSLRAKLDLPFALTGAQRRTMAEIEGDMAQGAPMLRLLQGDVGSGKTVVALEAMLIAVEAGAQAALLAPTEILARQHHETLRRMLAPSGVQIALLTGRDKGRARESILMGLLDGSIAICVGTHAIFQDTVAYRNLGLVVIDEQHRFGVGQRLLLTQKARRTPHCLAMTATPIPRTLTLAQYGEMDVSRLDEMPPGRQAIDTRVVAVERMAEVIDGVGRHLANGQQAYWVCPMVRESESDDTAAAEARHAALRQRFGDDVVLVHGQLRPEIKDAAMEAFASGEKKLLVATTVIEVGVDVPDATLMVVEQAERFGLAQLHQLRGRVGRGAAKSTCLLLRGEALSEAGRERLALLRQTQDGFLLAEEDLRLRGGGELLGTRQSGDTPFRVADADQLQRLLPIAHDDARLLIERDGGLDHPRGQAARTLLYLFERDYGVQLLRGG from the coding sequence ATGCGCCCCGATCTGCTCAACCCGCTGTTCGCCGAAGTGGCCGGGCTGAAGGGCGTCGGGCCGCAACTGGCCAAGCCGCTCGAGAAGCTGGCGCTGACCCGGGTCAAGGACCTGGCCTATCACCTGCCCGACCGCTTCGTGCAGCGCCGCGCGGTGGCGGTGTTAGACGATGCCGATGTCGGCGAGCAGATCGTGATTCCGCTGACGGCGCGCGAATACCGCGCACCGGCCGGACGCGGCCCTTTCCGCGTGATGGCCGAGGATGCGGCGGGGGACTACGTCGCGCTCACCTGGTTTGGGCGCAACGCAGGGTGGGCCAAGAAGAGCCTGCCGCTGGGCGAGAAGCGCTGGATCGCCGGAAGGCTCGACCAATTCGGCCAGACCCGCCAGATCGTCCACCCCGACCATATCTCCGACGAAGGCGCAGGATCGCTGACCGCGCTGGTCGAGCCGGTCTATCCGCTGTCCGAGGGGTTGACCCAGAGCCGGGTTCAGGGGCTGGCCCAGCAAGCGCTAGGAGTGGTGCCAGAGCTGCCGGAATGGGCCGATCCGGCGTTGCTCGCGCAGATGGGCTGGCCCGCCTGGCGCGAGGCGCTCGCGCTGGCGCATCGCGGCCATCATCCCGAAGCCCGCGACCGGCTGGCCTACGACGAGCTGTTCGCCAACCAGCTCGCGCTGATGCTGGTGCGGCGGGCGAACCGGGCGCGCGTTGGGCAGCCGCTCTCGGGCGACGGCAGCCTGCGGGCCAAGCTCGATCTGCCCTTCGCGCTGACCGGGGCGCAGCGGCGGACTATGGCCGAGATCGAGGGTGACATGGCCCAGGGCGCGCCGATGTTGCGGCTGCTGCAGGGCGATGTCGGTTCGGGCAAGACCGTGGTCGCGCTCGAGGCGATGCTGATCGCGGTCGAAGCGGGCGCGCAGGCCGCGCTACTCGCCCCGACCGAGATTCTTGCGCGCCAGCACCACGAAACGCTGCGCCGGATGCTCGCACCGTCCGGCGTCCAGATCGCGCTGCTGACCGGCCGCGACAAGGGCCGGGCGCGCGAATCGATCCTGATGGGGCTGCTCGATGGCTCGATCGCCATCTGCGTAGGCACCCACGCGATTTTTCAGGACACCGTCGCCTATCGCAATCTCGGGCTGGTGGTGATCGACGAACAGCACCGCTTCGGGGTCGGCCAGCGGCTGTTGCTGACCCAGAAGGCGCGGCGCACCCCGCATTGCCTCGCGATGACCGCCACCCCGATCCCGCGGACGCTGACTCTGGCCCAGTACGGGGAGATGGACGTCAGCCGCCTCGACGAGATGCCGCCGGGGCGTCAGGCGATCGACACGCGGGTGGTCGCGGTCGAGCGGATGGCGGAGGTGATCGACGGGGTTGGGCGACACCTCGCAAACGGTCAGCAGGCCTATTGGGTGTGCCCGATGGTGCGCGAAAGCGAAAGCGACGACACCGCCGCCGCTGAGGCCCGCCATGCCGCGCTCAGACAGCGCTTCGGGGACGATGTCGTTCTGGTTCACGGTCAGCTTCGGCCCGAGATCAAGGACGCGGCGATGGAGGCGTTCGCCAGTGGTGAGAAGAAGCTGCTGGTCGCCACGACCGTGATCGAGGTCGGGGTCGACGTCCCCGACGCGACGCTGATGGTGGTCGAGCAGGCCGAGCGCTTCGGCCTCGCCCAGCTTCACCAATTACGCGGACGGGTCGGGCGGGGCGCGGCCAAATCGACCTGCCTGTTGCTGCGCGGCGAAGCGTTGAGCGAGGCCGGGCGCGAGCGGTTGGCGTTGCTGCGCCAGACGCAGGACGGTTTCCTGCTCGCCGAGGAGGACCTGCGCCTGCGCGGCGGAGGCGAACTGCTCGGCACGCGGCAATCGGGCGACACCCCGTTCCGCGTCGCCGACGCCGATCAGTTGCAGCGCCTGCTGCCGATCGCCCACGACGATGCGCGGCTGCTGATCGAACGCGACGGCGGGCTGGACCACCCGCGAGGCCAGGCGGCGCGCACGCTGCTCTACCTGTTCGAGCGCGACTATGGGGTGCAGTTGCTGCGGGGGGGCTAA
- a CDS encoding succinate dehydrogenase assembly factor 2, with amino-acid sequence MPDPARLAKLRFRAWHRGTREMDYICGCFFDRFHGDWAEAEFAWFETLLREEDPDVMGWAMGTQDAPAHLAGDLMASFQRLDYVDTSR; translated from the coding sequence ATGCCGGACCCCGCCCGCCTCGCCAAACTGCGCTTCCGTGCCTGGCACCGGGGCACGCGCGAGATGGACTATATCTGCGGCTGCTTCTTCGATCGGTTCCATGGCGACTGGGCGGAAGCCGAGTTTGCCTGGTTCGAAACGCTGTTGCGCGAGGAAGACCCCGACGTGATGGGCTGGGCGATGGGAACCCAGGATGCTCCGGCCCATTTGGCGGGAGACCTGATGGCGTCGTTCCAAAGGCTCGATTACGTCGATACTTCCCGCTAG